A stretch of the Staphylococcus sp. NRL 16/872 genome encodes the following:
- a CDS encoding GTP-binding protein has translation MGKIPVTVLSGYLGSGKTTLLNHILNNREGRRIAVIVNDMSEVNIDKDLVADGGGLSRTDEKLVELSNGCICCTLRDDLLKEVERLVEKGNIDYIVIESTGISEPVPVAQTFSYIDEEMGIDLTSICQLDTMVTVVDANRFINDINSEDLLVDRDQGADQTDERSIADLLIDQVEFCDVLVLNKTDLVTEEELSKLENILKKLQPDAKLIKTINAEVDIEEVLNTGRFDFEKASNSAGWIKELTEGGHAEHTPETEEYGISSFVYSRRLPFHAKRFNDWLEQMPDNIVRSKGIVWLAQYNQVACLLSQAGSSCNIHPVTYWVAAMSPEHREHIFQQRPDVADSWDIEYGDRNTQFVIIGTDLNQEKIENELDQCLVNSEEIGSDWSQLEDPYHWQIRQA, from the coding sequence ATGGGTAAGATACCTGTAACGGTATTGAGTGGTTATCTCGGCTCAGGCAAAACGACGTTACTTAACCACATTTTAAATAATCGTGAAGGCCGTCGTATTGCGGTTATTGTGAATGATATGAGCGAAGTGAATATTGATAAAGATTTAGTTGCAGATGGTGGGGGTCTGTCTCGAACGGATGAAAAGTTGGTTGAATTATCTAATGGCTGTATTTGTTGTACACTTAGAGATGATTTATTAAAAGAAGTGGAGCGTCTAGTAGAGAAAGGTAACATCGATTATATTGTGATTGAGTCTACAGGGATATCTGAACCTGTACCAGTAGCGCAAACATTCTCTTATATTGATGAAGAAATGGGAATTGATCTTACATCGATTTGTCAATTGGATACGATGGTAACAGTGGTAGATGCCAATCGATTTATTAATGATATTAATTCCGAAGATTTACTTGTAGACCGTGATCAAGGTGCAGATCAAACAGATGAACGTTCTATTGCAGATTTACTCATTGATCAAGTAGAGTTCTGTGATGTGCTTGTGCTTAATAAGACGGATTTAGTAACCGAAGAAGAATTGAGCAAATTAGAGAATATCCTTAAAAAATTGCAACCTGATGCAAAACTAATCAAAACGATAAATGCTGAAGTGGACATTGAGGAAGTATTAAATACAGGGCGTTTTGATTTTGAGAAAGCAAGCAATTCTGCAGGTTGGATTAAGGAATTGACTGAGGGCGGACATGCTGAGCATACACCTGAAACTGAAGAGTACGGTATCAGTTCATTTGTTTACTCAAGACGATTACCGTTTCACGCGAAACGTTTTAATGATTGGTTAGAACAAATGCCCGATAATATCGTACGTTCTAAAGGTATTGTATGGCTTGCACAGTATAACCAAGTGGCATGTTTGCTTTCACAGGCAGGCTCATCATGTAATATACATCCAGTAACATATTGGGTAGCAGCAATGTCACCCGAACATCGTGAACATATCTTTCAACAACGTCCCGATGTAGCAGATAGTTGGGATATAGAATATGGCGATAGAAATACACAATTTGTTATTATTGGCACAGATTTAAATCAAGAAAAGATTGAAAATGAGTTAGACCAATGTTTAGTTAACAGCGAAGAAATTGGCAGTGATTGGAGCCAGTTAGAAGATCCATATCACTGGCAAATTAGACAAGCTTAA
- the brnQ gene encoding branched-chain amino acid transport system II carrier protein has protein sequence MTKHKLSLKDNIFIGSMLFGLFFGAGNLIFPIHLGQTAGSNVLLANLGFLITAIGLPFLGIVAIGISKTNGVFEISSRVSKIYGYLFTIALYLVIGPFFALPRLATTSYEIAFSPFVSPSTGKILLPIFSILFFLIAWFFARRPSKILDYIGKFLNPVFLILLGVVVLLAFIRPMGGISHAPVSANYSNSVLLKGFIDGYNTLDALASLAFGIIIVTTIKKLGITNPNSIAKETFKSGAISIIAMGVIYTLLAIMGTMSLGRFKVSENGGIALAQIAQYYLGDYGIIVLSLIIVVACLKTAIGLITAFSETFTELFPTMNYLWLATGVAVLACIFANVGLTKIIMYSTPVLMFIYPLAITLILLTLASPLFNHSTIVYKFTTFFTMFAAFFDGVNASPELFAKTSFAQALIGFAQKYLPFFTIGMGWIVPAIIGFIIGFIVYKARSGRRKQVQ, from the coding sequence ATGACGAAACACAAACTTTCACTTAAAGATAATATTTTCATTGGATCGATGTTGTTTGGTCTATTCTTTGGTGCTGGGAACTTAATCTTTCCAATTCATCTCGGTCAAACAGCAGGATCTAATGTGTTACTCGCCAATCTTGGCTTTTTAATTACAGCAATTGGGTTACCGTTCTTAGGGATTGTAGCGATTGGCATTTCTAAAACGAATGGTGTCTTTGAAATTTCTTCAAGAGTAAGTAAAATTTATGGTTACCTATTTACTATCGCATTATACCTTGTAATAGGACCATTTTTCGCCTTGCCGAGGCTTGCGACAACATCTTACGAAATTGCATTTTCTCCATTTGTTTCACCTAGTACAGGTAAGATTTTGCTGCCAATTTTTAGTATTTTGTTCTTCTTAATTGCATGGTTCTTTGCGAGAAGACCTTCAAAAATACTTGATTATATAGGCAAATTTTTAAATCCAGTATTCTTAATTCTGTTAGGTGTTGTAGTCTTATTAGCATTTATTCGTCCGATGGGTGGTATTAGCCATGCGCCAGTAAGTGCGAATTATAGCAATAGCGTATTACTTAAAGGCTTTATCGATGGTTATAACACGCTTGATGCCTTAGCGTCACTTGCTTTCGGAATCATTATCGTAACCACAATTAAGAAATTAGGTATCACCAATCCTAATAGTATTGCGAAAGAAACGTTCAAATCTGGTGCCATTAGTATTATTGCGATGGGCGTGATTTATACGTTATTAGCGATTATGGGTACGATGAGTTTAGGGCGTTTTAAAGTCAGTGAAAATGGTGGTATCGCACTTGCACAAATCGCACAATACTACCTTGGCGATTATGGCATTATCGTCTTGTCATTAATCATCGTCGTGGCATGTTTAAAAACGGCAATTGGGTTGATTACTGCATTTTCAGAAACATTTACAGAACTCTTCCCGACAATGAACTATCTATGGTTAGCGACAGGTGTGGCAGTGTTAGCATGTATCTTCGCTAACGTGGGATTAACGAAAATTATTATGTACTCAACACCAGTGTTGATGTTCATCTATCCTTTAGCGATTACGTTAATCTTGTTAACATTGGCAAGCCCATTATTCAATCATTCAACGATTGTTTATAAATTTACGACGTTCTTTACAATGTTCGCCGCGTTCTTTGATGGTGTGAATGCCAGTCCTGAATTGTTTGCGAAGACATCATTTGCGCAAGCGTTAATCGGTTTTGCTCAAAAATATTTACCATTCTTTACGATTGGGATGGGATGGATTGTTCCGGCAATTATCGGATTTATTATAGGATTTATCGTTTATAAAGCGCGTTCTGGACGTCGCAAACAAGTTCAATAA
- a CDS encoding class I SAM-dependent methyltransferase, whose amino-acid sequence MTKSYEVWWHKGEETDDDMARDHQEAWDRTIQLLDPSDVEGKTILDVGCNQGGFLRQLYDNVQFKSGVGIDLARLSLEKAGALKGQRPLNYFLTDKPQDTKRTYDTAVSTSVLYLIDDLPQHAQDLKEVLKPGGVYYATFADLTHNPSRQFMDDTINKYGATPSQNHSLKHIVDSFVDAGFEVAVMKEPVPDVIDLTHYSDFYLTPNDYLRTLCEESFLIKARLKEGTVE is encoded by the coding sequence ATGACTAAGAGTTATGAGGTTTGGTGGCACAAGGGAGAAGAAACGGACGATGACATGGCCCGCGATCACCAAGAAGCATGGGATAGAACGATTCAACTACTTGATCCTTCAGATGTTGAAGGTAAAACGATTTTAGATGTGGGATGTAATCAAGGAGGATTTTTACGACAGTTATACGACAACGTTCAATTCAAATCAGGTGTAGGGATTGACTTAGCCCGTTTATCTTTGGAAAAGGCAGGCGCATTAAAAGGACAACGTCCACTTAACTATTTTTTAACGGATAAACCACAAGATACAAAACGTACATATGATACGGCAGTCAGTACATCAGTATTATATTTAATCGACGATCTGCCGCAACATGCGCAAGATTTAAAAGAAGTGTTAAAACCGGGTGGCGTTTATTATGCAACGTTTGCAGATTTAACGCATAATCCGAGTCGCCAATTTATGGATGACACGATTAATAAATATGGCGCGACACCTTCTCAGAATCACTCGTTAAAGCATATTGTTGATAGCTTTGTTGATGCTGGATTTGAAGTGGCAGTTATGAAAGAACCAGTTCCTGACGTCATAGATTTAACGCATTATAGTGACTTTTATTTAACACCTAATGATTATTTACGCACGCTGTGTGAAGAGTCATTTTTAATAAAAGCAAGATTGAAAGAAGGTACTGTGGAATGA
- a CDS encoding ABC transporter substrate-binding protein — protein sequence MRKRLLMTMATSAALLLAGCGNDHKDSKNITVSLPTEAKADKLDAQGYDAAMPVYSAVYDALVKYDKDKGIKVGLADKWSVDDSGKVYEFHLKDNVKFSDGSKLDAKAVKFSIERAKAMNKDTTVETLKKLDKVVVKNDHVVQIKLKSPSNQVLNELTQVRPLRIMSPHSVEGEKVTGKFKKAIGTGAFVVDKTGKEKTTMKPNKYFDNQHPVKYNLAFQTIEDGDSRNAAVQSGSVDISGGSLGMLSDQQLKQDKKNDKLTLEDRPSTVSHFMAFNPNNKTLSNKVIREAISKSINAKDIAGRSVDGLFQKNVQYVNKDNQQPHVFDIPAAEKLLKTEGYNKNKDGSFEKDGKPLSFNLVIQTAEFPSWKDKAEQIQRDMKQAGIKVNIKTLDSQSYYDTLWTKKDYDLIFYRTYSDALMPYNFMGSVFKNNGGKPGVLANDDTLTKQLDDYPSNVSKEDQQHAFDDIFKHFNKQYYGVPIAYPNETFVVSDKVKAFKFSGLTDAPIDYKALKVKE from the coding sequence ATGAGAAAGAGACTATTAATGACGATGGCTACCAGTGCAGCGCTCTTACTAGCGGGATGTGGGAACGACCATAAAGATAGTAAGAATATCACTGTATCTTTACCGACTGAGGCAAAGGCAGACAAGCTTGATGCACAAGGTTATGATGCGGCAATGCCTGTATACAGTGCAGTATATGATGCGTTAGTGAAATATGATAAGGACAAAGGCATTAAAGTAGGCTTAGCAGATAAATGGAGCGTTGATGACTCTGGTAAAGTGTACGAATTTCATTTGAAAGATAATGTTAAATTCTCGGATGGCTCAAAGTTAGACGCTAAAGCGGTGAAATTCTCAATTGAGCGCGCAAAAGCAATGAATAAGGATACGACGGTAGAAACGTTAAAGAAATTAGATAAAGTTGTCGTGAAAAATGATCATGTCGTCCAAATTAAATTGAAATCTCCGTCAAATCAAGTGTTGAACGAATTAACGCAAGTCAGACCTTTACGCATTATGAGTCCTCATTCTGTAGAAGGTGAGAAAGTGACAGGTAAATTCAAGAAAGCGATTGGTACTGGTGCGTTCGTAGTGGATAAAACAGGTAAAGAAAAGACAACAATGAAGCCTAATAAATATTTCGATAATCAACATCCAGTGAAATACAATCTAGCTTTCCAAACGATTGAAGATGGTGATTCTAGAAACGCTGCTGTTCAAAGTGGCTCAGTAGATATATCCGGTGGATCACTAGGTATGTTATCGGATCAACAACTGAAGCAAGATAAGAAGAACGATAAATTAACGCTTGAGGATAGACCAAGTACCGTAAGTCATTTCATGGCGTTTAATCCGAATAATAAAACATTGAGCAATAAAGTGATTCGCGAAGCGATAAGTAAGAGTATCAATGCGAAAGATATTGCTGGAAGATCCGTTGATGGACTATTTCAAAAAAATGTACAATACGTCAATAAAGATAATCAACAACCCCATGTATTTGATATTCCCGCTGCTGAGAAACTGCTAAAAACTGAAGGTTACAACAAAAATAAAGATGGTAGTTTTGAAAAAGATGGTAAACCATTATCATTCAATTTAGTGATTCAAACGGCAGAATTTCCAAGTTGGAAAGATAAGGCAGAACAAATACAACGTGATATGAAACAAGCAGGAATTAAAGTGAACATTAAAACATTAGATTCACAATCTTATTACGACACATTGTGGACTAAAAAAGACTATGACCTCATTTTCTATAGAACGTATTCAGATGCGTTAATGCCATATAACTTTATGGGATCAGTATTTAAAAATAATGGCGGTAAGCCTGGTGTCTTAGCTAATGATGACACGCTTACAAAACAATTAGATGACTATCCATCAAATGTATCGAAAGAAGACCAACAACACGCCTTTGATGACATCTTTAAGCACTTTAATAAACAATATTATGGTGTGCCAATCGCTTATCCAAATGAAACGTTTGTAGTAAGTGATAAAGTGAAAGCATTTAAATTCTCAGGATTAACGGATGCGCCAATCGACTATAAAGCATTGAAAGTTAAAGAATAA
- a CDS encoding ABC transporter permease — translation MLKRTFKLLLYLIVSSFIIFVLVEKTSGNPAILYLQRHGYSSITQENIDLAQHKLGLGRNLFLRYIDWVGHAFTGNLGYSFSTNEPVTSMIIDAMMPTLTLMIISTCLMLPIGYIIGYVVGTRPQTRYSYIIRGFAQVMTSMPEYWLAILLIYYLGVRWQLLPFVGSDSWQHFILPIIAIVMIEGCHILLMTAHLIEKTLDSDAYQLALLRCLPLKARIVVQIKEIFAPLMTISVNSVIHLIGKAVILEVIFSMSGIGKLLINAINQRDYPLIQGIVVIIIVMIMLINYVGDLIILKNEPRLRHGTHKQLEDEKRGLT, via the coding sequence ATGCTAAAACGCACATTTAAATTATTACTCTATTTAATAGTGAGTTCATTTATTATCTTTGTCTTAGTTGAAAAGACATCTGGCAATCCAGCAATCCTTTATCTACAACGTCACGGTTACAGCTCAATCACGCAAGAAAATATTGATTTAGCCCAACATAAGTTAGGTTTAGGACGAAATTTATTTCTTAGATATATCGATTGGGTAGGTCATGCTTTTACGGGAAATTTAGGATATAGCTTTAGTACGAATGAGCCTGTCACTTCAATGATAATAGATGCAATGATGCCAACACTTACGTTGATGATTATCTCTACATGTCTCATGTTACCTATTGGATATATTATTGGCTATGTCGTTGGCACACGACCACAAACACGTTATAGCTATATTATTCGAGGCTTTGCGCAAGTGATGACGTCTATGCCTGAATATTGGCTAGCGATATTACTCATCTATTATTTAGGCGTACGTTGGCAACTTCTACCATTTGTTGGCAGTGATTCTTGGCAACATTTTATATTACCGATAATTGCTATTGTCATGATTGAAGGCTGTCATATCTTATTAATGACGGCACATCTTATTGAAAAGACGCTAGATAGTGATGCATATCAACTGGCTTTATTACGTTGCTTGCCGTTAAAAGCGCGTATTGTCGTACAAATTAAAGAAATTTTTGCGCCTCTTATGACTATTTCTGTGAATAGCGTTATTCATTTAATTGGAAAAGCAGTCATTCTGGAAGTCATCTTCAGTATGTCAGGTATAGGAAAGTTACTCATTAATGCGATTAATCAGAGAGATTATCCACTTATTCAAGGAATTGTCGTCATTATTATTGTCATGATCATGCTTATTAATTATGTGGGAGACTTAATTATTTTGAAAAATGAACCGAGATTACGACATGGTACGCATAAACAACTTGAAGATGAGAAAAGAGGTTTGACATGA